A genomic segment from Deltaproteobacteria bacterium encodes:
- a CDS encoding Crp/Fnr family transcriptional regulator: protein MNAIEAALNELAGFELFADYEKHQILELCHSGQIISSNHRELLFQYGKEAHFFGIILSGAYKLTKPSPLGEDVIVHFATPGEALAAFIMAQPSPLYPVSAIAMGPSRFLKIPKINYITLWKKNSELILRVQNMLSNRMNLLQEQKVMSKSPLSHKIASLLIHLIDKDPEKGIATNDVKSNALVKLPMTRKEIADSLGASVESVIRIMSDWSKQGVIQTVDQQIFILKVDKIIEHLNEIP, encoded by the coding sequence ATGAATGCCATTGAAGCCGCATTGAATGAACTGGCAGGTTTTGAACTGTTCGCTGATTATGAAAAACATCAAATCTTAGAGTTATGTCATTCAGGTCAAATCATCAGCTCTAACCACAGAGAGTTATTATTTCAATACGGCAAAGAGGCCCATTTTTTTGGAATTATTTTAAGTGGTGCCTACAAACTAACAAAACCTTCACCTCTTGGTGAAGATGTTATCGTTCACTTTGCCACCCCCGGAGAAGCTCTGGCTGCTTTTATTATGGCTCAGCCGTCACCGCTCTATCCTGTTTCTGCTATCGCCATGGGACCTTCTCGGTTTTTAAAAATTCCAAAGATAAACTATATCACTTTATGGAAAAAAAATTCGGAATTAATTTTAAGAGTGCAAAATATGCTATCGAACCGAATGAATCTGTTACAAGAACAAAAAGTCATGTCGAAATCCCCATTATCACACAAGATCGCTTCCTTGCTCATTCACCTCATTGATAAAGACCCAGAAAAAGGGATCGCCACAAACGATGTCAAAAGCAATGCTTTAGTTAAATTACCCATGACTCGAAAAGAGATTGCTGATTCTTTGGGTGCCTCTGTCGAATCAGTGATTCGCATTATGAGTGATTGGTCCAAGCAGGGAGTTATTCAAACCGTTGATCAACAAATTTTTATTTTGAAAGTTGATAAAATCATAGAACACTTGAATGAAATTCCTTAG
- the nirK gene encoding nitrite reductase, copper-containing, with translation MKAIKLGFFVLFLSLAGLTEAPIKGEENAVLTSPPEVPPPITRTHNSKVIVKLEVVEKKMKIAEGVEYTFWTYGGTVPGSFIRIKEGDQVEFHLMNHPANKMPHNIDLHAVTGQGGGAAASFTSPGHESVFSFKALNKGLYVYHCATAPVGMHIANGMYGLILVEPKEGLSKVDREYYVMQGDFYTKGSYGKQGYQPFDMEKAIDEKPTYVLFNGSVGSLTGEKALQAKVGESVRLFVGNGGPNLVSSFHVIGEIFDKVYTEGGDKFQTNVQTTLVPAGGSAIVEYKIDVPGNYILVDHSIFRTFNKGSLGIMKAIGAEDKTIFSGKTADNVYLPEGGAIQQVKEKEEPTTAKTLEDRISMGKNVYTQNCAACHQPDGKGVSGAFPPLAGSDYLKNDVNKVISVVKKGLSGSIKVNGDKYDGVMPSLSLSDEDIANVLTYVYHSWGNSKKTILPKQVSSVK, from the coding sequence ATGAAAGCTATCAAACTAGGATTTTTCGTTTTATTTTTGTCTTTAGCGGGACTAACCGAGGCTCCCATTAAAGGCGAAGAAAATGCCGTCTTAACTTCTCCACCGGAAGTGCCACCCCCCATCACGAGGACTCATAATTCCAAAGTGATTGTTAAATTAGAAGTCGTCGAAAAAAAGATGAAAATTGCTGAGGGCGTGGAATACACTTTTTGGACCTATGGTGGAACCGTGCCTGGAAGTTTTATTAGAATAAAAGAAGGGGATCAGGTTGAGTTTCACTTGATGAATCACCCCGCAAACAAAATGCCTCACAATATTGACTTGCATGCAGTGACAGGCCAAGGGGGCGGTGCGGCTGCTTCTTTTACTTCTCCAGGACATGAAAGTGTTTTTTCATTTAAGGCCTTAAACAAAGGGTTGTACGTCTATCACTGCGCTACGGCCCCTGTTGGAATGCATATTGCGAATGGGATGTACGGATTAATTCTGGTTGAACCCAAAGAGGGTCTTTCTAAAGTGGACCGTGAATACTATGTCATGCAGGGAGATTTCTACACAAAAGGAAGCTATGGAAAACAAGGCTATCAGCCCTTTGATATGGAAAAAGCCATAGATGAAAAACCTACCTATGTCTTATTCAATGGCTCTGTCGGATCCCTCACTGGCGAGAAAGCGCTACAGGCAAAGGTTGGGGAGTCAGTGCGTTTATTTGTTGGAAACGGTGGACCAAATTTAGTTTCCTCTTTCCATGTTATCGGAGAAATCTTTGACAAAGTTTATACAGAGGGTGGGGATAAATTTCAGACCAATGTACAAACAACTCTTGTACCTGCCGGCGGTTCTGCCATTGTAGAGTATAAAATAGACGTCCCAGGAAATTATATTTTAGTGGATCACTCCATCTTTAGAACTTTCAATAAAGGTTCTTTGGGTATTATGAAAGCTATAGGCGCTGAAGATAAAACCATATTCTCTGGCAAAACTGCTGATAATGTTTATCTTCCTGAAGGTGGTGCTATTCAACAAGTTAAAGAAAAAGAAGAGCCAACCACAGCAAAAACCCTGGAGGATCGAATCTCTATGGGGAAAAATGTCTACACGCAAAACTGCGCGGCCTGCCACCAACCTGATGGCAAAGGGGTTTCTGGAGCTTTCCCTCCTTTGGCCGGCTCTGATTATTTAAAGAATGATGTCAATAAAGTTATTTCTGTAGTTAAAAAAGGCCTCAGTGGAAGTATCAAAGTCAACGGAGATAAATACGATGGAGTGATGCCTTCCTTAAGCTTAAGTGACGAAGACATTGCCAATGTGTTAACTTACGTTTATCATTCTTGGGGAAATTCAAAAAAGACGATTTTACCTAAACAAGTGAGTTCTGTTAAATAA